Sequence from the Toxotes jaculatrix isolate fToxJac2 chromosome 24, fToxJac2.pri, whole genome shotgun sequence genome:
CCACGCTCACCTGGAGAGGATCCGCTCCGTCTCCCAGGCAACGGTCAGAGAGGAGGACTCTAACTGTGTTCTGCATATACAGCTGTTCGCAAAAGAAGTGAATTCAACCCTGCAgcaaactgattttaaaaatgagccAATTTGAcaatttaatcaataatgaaaatgatctgTTCCTAAATCTGACGTGGTCGTGATTATTTTTAGGGCTGCAATCAgggatcattttcattatcttcgtgattaatcatttgtctataaaaacaaaagttacaatttCCCACAGTCCAAGGTCACGTCTTCAAATGTCTCTTTTCTCCTAAATCCAAAAACAttgaagaaacatttctgtttcttctgtcaGCAGCTCGATGAAGAGGTAGACAACTGGTGCTCAGCTCTGTTGACTCTGGCAGACCAACTGACGCAGAgccctgcagacagacagcgCCTCCTGCAGGTCAGTGTGTAAAACAGCAGCTTCATACAAAGTTTGTGAAGCTCGGTCAATTTCTCCAGGAACGTGTGGCGCAGCACAAATATCAGGGCCCCTCTCAAACTAaccatctttctgtctgtacaATTTCAACATTACAGATAAAAACCATGACTTATTTGCAGGCTTTGTGAGGCCCCCCCTCATGTCGGGGCCCTTACTTTGACAACCCTGAAATGattctctctctgctggtctCTGTTTCAGGAGGTGTTTAACCAGAGCTTTGACTCTGCCCTCCAGTCTCTCATATCTGACTTCTTGTCCAGGATCGACCAGCTGTTCCCCGTACCCGACTTCAAACAGGTCCTCAGTGAATCCttccccacatacacacagagtcagcatgtgtaaatgtgttggTTATGTTACAGTCAGTCTTTGTATTACtcacatcagctgctgctgctgccatctttaagaagtgtctttgtctttcaggcTGCTTCCTGGCTCGATGCTGCCCCTGGTGGTCTCGAGGACTGTCTGCACGAGGCCGGCGGGGAGGATCTAAGGGAGCTGCTGACCAATCAGAACTGTTTACTGGGGCGAGCAACCACCACAGGTATGACATCACAAAGAGCCAAACCAAATAAGAACAGAACTAACAGTAACTGTCATTACTAATTTTCTACAGTGAGTTGTGACACTGAGGAGATCCTCACCTCTGCCTGGTCCCACCCTCTCGTCACCAAACTGACCAATCCGGAGCTTCCTCCTGCCGACACGGAGGTCCAGTCGGATGCTCTCCCTGATGTGGTTAGCCCCGTGCAGCTGGATGTGGAGCTTGTaaaggtggaggtggtggtgatgaCAGAGGACgaacaggaggaggtggaggagactGTGATTGGTCAGACGGTTTCGCCAGTCGAGCAGGAGGCGTCCAGTGAGAGTTCAGCGGTGGGCGGAGACGAATGCTCCGTCACACCTGTGGTCCTGGAGGTGGACGGGTCAGATACTTTGCCTCTTATTTCCCACATGTAGagtgttttcctgtctgtgtgctggATCCTGTAAACGCTACACACCGGTTATTATCAGCACAGTAACAATTTTCCAGCTAATTTCTCCTCATAATTCCTCAAAATCTCTGGCTTTATGAACTATTTTTCACTAGTTAGTACTTAATAACTATAGTAGCTAacactctctccttttcccttaTAATTAGGACCAAATTCCATATAAAATATCTCTCATTTACAGCAAGTACCTGCACATTTTTCTACACAGGACCCttaaaacaaagtgtttttgtcaTCACAGGTTGAAGGACTCTCCTGGAAACTTTGCAGACCAATCAGAAGacacaggtaaaacacacacacacacacacacacacacacacacacacacacacacacacagaacaaactcACCCAACATTTAATTTATCTGCCACCTCTCTTCACagttgaccaatcagatcagtCCTGCTCTGAGGTCACAGCTAATGCCCTCTACAGCATTTCCCATAATTCTCAGCGGGTGGCTCACAAGTGTCCTCAGTGTGGCAAATGTTTCATCTATCGTTCTCAGGTGAGTGTGTCCACTACGTGTAGCTGTAGCATGTTGTAGTTTCAGTGGTGGTTTTATTAAGACCAACTGTCACATCAGCTCATTAGTGTCACTGTCAACAGGTGATCCGTCACCTGCGTACCAATAAGTCCTGCGGGTCGGCCTTAACAGCATCAGGAGTTGTGAACCTGCAGAGTCAACCAGGCGATCGTGACGAAGAGCCTCATCCCCCGGAGCCCCGCCTCCCTGAGCCCCGCCCCGTCAGGACCCATTCCTGCTTCCAGTGCAACGCCACCTTCAAAACCAAAGCTGAGCTCCTGTCGCACCAGCGGAGCCACCGGGCCCGCCCGGTTTACCAGTGTGGACAGTGTGACAAGGAGTTCCACCACCTGTCCAGCCTGACCAATCACAGGCAGACCCACCTGGACAGAGGAGGATTCACCTGCAGCAGGTGCGATAAGGTGTTTGACTCGGCCAAGGAGAGAGACGCCCACAGACTGCAGCACCGGCTGCCCGACCTCACCTGTACGGTCTGTGACCAGACGTTCAGCTCTCAGACTCAGCTGCTTCGACACCTGCAGACTCACTCTGTGGAGGGAGCCGAGCCCTGCTACAACTGCCGCTTCTGTGACCAAACCTTCTCAGGTGAGCTCCACACAGGTGGATCAGTGGCATCAGTCTGAGCTTGACACTTGCCACAGCACTGGACTCACTCTGATCGTGTAGCTGAGGTGTGCATGTTATCCAGGTGGTTGTCAGTCTCCAAAGCTCATGAATGATCCGTCAtgtttgtctcttctctccagGAGTGACCCAGCTTCGTATCCAtcagcgcacacacactttccgcTCGTACCAGTGTGACCAGTGCAACAAGACATATGGCTCTCTGACCGGCCTCCATTCACACCGGGCCAGCCACACCACAGAGAGCCGCTTCCTGTGTCCTCAGTGCGGCAAACGCTTCAAGACCCGGGACGGGCTGGAGGGTCACCTGAGGACGCACACCGGGGAGCGTCCCTACCGCTGCCCCTACTGCCCCAAAGACTTCACCGCCCTCGCCGGCCTCAACGTGCATGTGCGGCGGCACACCGGGGAGCGCCCGTACGTGTGTACAGTGTGCGGTAAGGGCTGGCCGTCTGGAGGCGACCTGCAGAAACACATGAGGACTCACACGGGTGAACGGCCGTACGTCTGCCAGGACTGTGGAAAGGCCTTCTCCATCTCCTGTCACCTGACTGAACACCGCAGGATTCACACGGGTAAGATGCCAGCTGGTCACAGCATCAGCCGGCTGGGTGGGCGAGGGTGGGATGCTGAAGTAACAATCCTataacactgcagcagcacaggacaaaaaaagatTCCATGCAGTTAATAACAGAGGCCTTGAATGTATGTAATTAATTGTATTTAAATTCAGAGTTGTTGAATGTTGTGTGTTCTTGGTGATCACATCGGAGGAAACTCATGACTGTCTGTTGTGTCTGTTGTCCAGGGGAGAAGCCGTTCTCGTGTCCTGAATGTGGCAAATGTTTAAGGAGGaagtttgacctgaagaaacaCATGTTGTCTCACAGCAACGTTCGTCCCTACGCCTGCGTCTTCTGTCCCAAGAGCTACACCCGGAAAACCCACCTGAACAGACACCTGCTGACACACAGGACTCCTGACAGTGAAGTGGGCGACGAGGTCTGAGCTTTTATTCTCACGCTAGAGTCTGTTTTAATCTGCATTAACCAGCTGTTTGACGAGAACAGCTGTGTTTGTACTTTACATTCCTGCTGATTGTTTGTCGAACCATCATCAGTTTGTAGGTTGATGAATTGTTGTGTCGTGGAGCTGTGAGGAGGGaatttgtttacagtttatttattcatttgttggCGACACTGCACTAATCTGCTGAAAACCTGCAAATGACAAAAAGCATTAAAAGTACTGAGAGTTGTTTCTCAAAGAGAGGTCTCCCCctgttcctctttcttcctctgtctctgtaacaCTGTCGAACAGTCCCACCTCAGTGTCTTCACCTCAGTGTCTTCACCTCCGGCTCAGCTCCCACCTGTGGCCGGGttgtgtcacctgtgtgtctCCCACAGTTTGGgcttcacacacagttttaaagctgcactgaaacAAACCCTGCAGCTGTTTGCTCTCTGACAGTGTATCATACGGCGTGCAACGTGCTCACGCTACTTTCTACGCTGCCAACCTGCGCCAGGTGACCGGTCCGTCAGAGACTGATGTCCCCCAGCTACAAGTCACTACTGCTTTAGTTCCACCTCTCTCACAGTAACTCCTGTCATCATCACGGACACAACACTGAACGAACTGAAGGCCTGAATTTTAATCATCTCATATCTATATACGCACATAAACCACCAGCTGCTCTGCCACACCTGAAGAAGACTCTGCCAGTGACCCTGAATATGGTTGTTCTGAGTGTAAGATCTCATTTAGACACTCTCATCTTTGGtttttcagagcagagcagagagggcagcagagaaaTCTGATATTTTTAACAGCAAGCTCAAGACCTACCTCTTTACTCTGGCTTTTAATTGaagtttatttacttttttattgtATGTTTGTTTCTGGTTTTACTTACTTCAGacacactttcatttttccTATCATTTTTCACACTTCACTTGTGTAAAGCACTTTCTTctacaatgtatttgtatgaaaagtgctatacaaataaagtctgattgattgattgactgattgattgattgattgattgatggaCAGCTGGTGCAGCCCAGTCCAGCTCCACAGACtttcaaaaacagacataaaaataaaagtatagcATAATAATTTTCTTGTACTTAAACTGATGATTACCAAACAGTGTctgtgttgccatggagatTTTGTAtctgtgctttgcttttttaaaagctgCTCTGTGAACTTGGTAGGTGGTAGGTAGGATGTTAACAGACTTTATTAGCATCATCTTGCTTGTACAGTGAGAACAGgaaatgaatgtttgtgtttttgtgttcagtCGTCGCTTCCTCCTGTCTTGTCGATAACCTTCCTCATCCACCTGGTCATCCTGAACAGGTGAGTGTAGAAGCCATACTTTCCGTCTCTGTCGCAGCCCTCGCCCCACGACACGATGCCCATCTGATACCAGCGGTTTTCTGCTGGGTACtgggcagaaaaacaaacactgagcatCAGTACACACTGACATTTCCTTTTAGTTGCTTACAACGACATTAATGTGATTCTCACCTTCATCACAAACGGTCCACCACTGTCTCCCTCACAGGCGTCACCGCGCTGGGTGTCCTCCGGTTTAtaacctgcaacacacacagcttgtaGTTAAAGGGGACCTAGGTTACCATTTAACACTAAACACAGTGTCCAGCtcaggctgatgggaatgtccaCAGTTCTGCAGGTATCTGATCAAACCCAGAGGACTGGACAAACTATGGCTATGAATAAAACACTAACATGCTGTCTGGTTTGCAGGTCGTTTCTAACTTATAGAACAAATGTAGGCGTTACCAGCGCAGAACATGTTGTCTGTGATTTTGACTGATGTGGAGAGGCGGCAGGTGTTCTGGTCCACAATTGGCAGATGGATTTGCTGGAGGACTGTGGGTAAATTCCTTGCTGCTGGGTTCCAGGTTTCCTTCAGGTTCCCCCAACCGGTCACTCGCCCCTTATAGCCTTCGGTCATCAGACTatcgaggaaaaaaaagaagtgtcaGATAACTCATAAAACCCCATCACCTTCCACAGAAACCCTCGTAAATATTTTATCTTTCCAGGCAGACAGAGGACATTTGTGGGATTAGGAGAATACCTAAAGGTGGAACATCGAACTGGCTGGTGAAAGTTTGAAATTGTTCATTTCATGGTACTGTAAGTGCAGGGCCTCTTAAATTTGTGGGCTGCACCGGCCCATTAGAAATGTCAGTGTCTTACGTCTCGGCAACCTTCCTGCTGGGCAGGCAGACTGGGAAGATCTCATCGGTGAAGGTGACTGGTCGTCTCAGGTGCAGCAAAGCGATGTCACGGTTCAGATTTTCCTTCCAGTTGTACTTGGGATGGACGATGATGTCATCAATCGCCACAATCTTCTCAATGCCGCGTTCAAACCTGGAAAGATGAGTAAATATTCTGGTGAGTTCACTGCAAAAGAATGTCTGTTTGCTCTAATCTGAGGACTCGTTTCGTCCATTTTTGTAAACAGGCATGCAGCCTTACTTGGCCCTGTTGTGTTTTCCCAGGCGGACCAGTATGTCGCTGCTGGTGAAGTTCTTGTTCCAGGGCGGGTAGAGGATGCAGTGAGCTGCAGTGAGGAtccactgatcactgatcaggCTGGCTCCACACAGCAGCTCCTGGGGGCTACGCTTGTACAGCATCACCTGCCTGCAGATAAGAAAAGGTGTGACAGCATGAGATCTAATGACAACCATGAGATTTGTGTGGTtataaagaacatttttcaaaatcaaGTTcagacctttgacctttgtctTACTGAAGGTGCACTTGTCAGGGCATTTTGGTGTGTTCTTAGCAGCATTTACCACTGCTGATAGTTACCAAGACTGTTTATGTAGTGCCAAGGTTACCGCGGTGAcagcttgttgttgtatttACCATGGTGCTGAGGCCACCTCGGCATCATCACCCCCAACAATGCGTTTATCTCTGTATGACTCCAACAGCTCATCCTCCTTTGTGTCCTTTTTGCTCTTCTTTTCAAACAGGGGGCGCTGTCCACACTCTGCAATGCAACCAGTCAGGTTATCAGTCAGTAAGGTGGTCAACCAGACTGTAGACCAGTTCATAAGATGGTCAACCAGACTGCACACCAGTTTAGTAGTGAGTCAACACACCTGTTAAACAGTCCATTCAGTGCCGCTTAAAAAGTCAATGCACCAGTTTCTTAAAACTACTAATTATGCAAATTAACCAGTCAGTCAACCAGCCAGTAAATGTTTAagttaaatgtttattaatcAGTAAATCTGTTATTGACAACTGTGGACTCACCATTCTCTCCTTGTCCAAAGGTGCGAGGACTGAAAAACTGTCTCCTGGTGGAAGTCAGGACAGAGCGCTCCCTGCCTTCAGTCTGTGTCGTCTGCAGGCCATCAACCAACAGATCCTCTgggacacagacaggtgagacaggtaAGAGGAGGGCAGAGAGTATCACCTGTGAAATATTCTAAGGCAGTACTGGTGCTCACTGGGGATTTGTACCACACACTAGTACCACACTGCAGTATTTACCACACAGGTTCATGTCACAGAAGTCGACCGTCACATTTCCAGAAATCTCCACATAGCACCAGGGGCCCTCAGGGTCGTTGTCAGGATTACGGCACTTGTTGCCCTGCAGGTTGACCTCAGGGATGAACTCCTTGTCCCGGCTGAGGGGTTTGACCTTCGGTGATGACCACTGCAGACAGGTGTGGCCTCCCAAGGTAACATTCAGGTCACCTACGTAGTCTACACCATAGTTGGGTAAACACTCGCCGGTTTGGACTGGGTCAGGGGCCACAGTGGTCGGGACAAAGACCTCaccttgaaataaaaaaagagagcgCTTAATTAATCTTGTTCATTGCGGTAACTATCACTGCAGGTTCTTATCTTCCAGGACctgtgacctttaacctctAGCTGAACAGATCAACTGACCGACCACGACGTGGAGCTCACACTGATGTAAACACTGTTACACAGCTGGTGATGAGTGCAGGTGATGGAGAGGTGAGGTGGCCGGAGAAAGCAAAGACAGGATACTTGCCACATATGGGCACCGTGCAGGCCTCTTTCTGGACCGTCGGGTCTTTGGTGAAACACCAGGGTCCCTCAGCACGGCTGTCAGGGTTTCGACAGAAGTTTTCCTCCAGGTTACTGTTTGGCTCTGAGGTATTAAACTCcctacagacaggtgagcagacagacagagcttaATGCAGCTGGCCACTAACTAACTAGTATCTTTATGGGTAGGTAGGTAGATAGTTGGCTACCTCATGATGGGGTGTGGGAAGCTGTGCCTCCAGTGCTGACACAGTCTCCCTGATTTTGTGATGTTGATATTTCCTTCATAGTTCACTCCCTTACCAAAAATACActgacctgaaaacacacacacacacacagtcactgtacATGCACATTATATCATGTTACATTTTCATGTTATTCAGGCTTGTTTGTATTTACCTTCGATACACTGTCTGATAGTGTTGATGTTGCTTTTTGTTCTTTGCATCTGAGTTCCTTTACAGTCtggaggacaaacagacagacaggaagacagacaggtagTTAGATGTTTGTGTACTCagggttgtgtatgtgtgagctgtGGACTTTGTTCGTGTTTGTGCAGCCTACACCTGATTAAACTCCACTTTACTAATACAGAGTTACAGCAGATTAGAACTAAAGTTCTCAGAGAATCTAGCAAACTAAAACTCTTCGCTAAACTATCCGCCTGCACTGAACGTCCTGAGATGGAGCTGACatccatcttctcatctgactgcAGAAAGacgtttcccaaaatgtcctttGGTCCTGATTTACTGCAAATttcaataaaactttatttcacaGGTCCTTTGTTTTCCAGCTCGTTTCCTTCAGACGTTCCTCATAATTTCCCAAAAATGACCTGGTTATATTTGAGTTTTTAAGAAAATACTGGATGTTGTAGGTCTGTGAAAAACAGACGTCAGTGTCAGTGTTCCTCTTTGAAACACAGATGTGTTTGAACACAGATGTGTTTCAAACACAGTCGGTCACAGATGTGTTTCAAACACAGTCGGTCACAGGCGGTCGTGAAACACAGATGTGTTTCAAAGAGGAAATCCTTACAAGTAATTTCGATGGCCTCAGAAAGTATTCAAACACATTAGCTAAAGTttcatccatttaaaatgaccGCAACATAATAAAGTGAAGGTGTCTGAAGTTCTAAGGCGGTCGTGTGTATTGTTCTCACACAGAACTTCTGCTGGTGTTCTACCTAGTGATACAAACAAATGTACTTACCCACATATTTCATCCAGAAGTTTTCCTGAAGGGaacagagtttgttttctggttAGACTTGTTTAGATGTTCTAACTGTTTCCATGACTAAACCCACACAGAGAGAATGAATTCAGGACAGAGTGGAGTCGTACCGTTTTATCCGCCTGTTCGAACACCTCTCTGGCTTCTTCATGGTCACAGATTTCCTCAAGGCACTCTCTTTCCAGGTTTCCTAAGGTGGAATCATAAACATAGTGGTTCCCAACCCACACAGCAGATTTTTAAGAAAATCCTATAATCTTTGGTTCACAAAAAAGATCACATGGAGCACTGACTGAGACCTGTAAGCAGATAAATTACCTGGTTTCACCTCCTCAAACAGCTGATTGGCCCGTCGGTTCCGGACCAACACCTGTGAGGCCAGCTGGCTGTTGAGGAAAactacaaaaagacagaaaatcagtgCCTTTCTACAAAAAACGGATTCTAACACTCATGAAGGCAGGATCTTCTGTTGGTCTTTGCTCGGTGATTAGATCAGATTTAATTAGAGCAGACAAATAAATAGTAAAAGTACTATTAAAAAAATCTACATAAAGTAGCAAAAGTGAAAGAACTCATGTTTGTCAAATCTAAATCTTTTATTACTTTGGCTCGACTGCTAACAGGACTACGACAGCCACGACCACCGGTAACAGTAAGAAGAGATGAAATAAAGTTGTGGTACCATAGTTTGCCAGGCAGCTGTGCAGTAAAAACAGCAGTAGAACAGCAGCTGGTTTCAGTCCTGGTTCCACCATGATCCAGATGTCCAAGCAGAACCTCAGAACCAGATCCAGCAGACTTCctcttcagtctgtctctctgtctcgctctgtctctgGGGGAGAATATTGACCAAAGGGTCAAAGTATGAGTTTGTCAGGCTGATGAGTGGGACATGTTTCATATGAACATGTTTACTTTGACTCAGCCTTCTGTGCTCAGGACATCCAGACTGTCTCTGATGTAGGACATGGACTCAGGGTCCAGTCTAATCCAACAGTCTGTCCTGAAGTAAATCCTCCTTCAAGGAGGTTTTAATGTT
This genomic interval carries:
- the LOC121177659 gene encoding zinc finger protein 436-like isoform X1, with product MASPLPLSSLRLLIPPVRLLTAAMWQVARQQNVKHYGMLEGFVSLVTEAVPQLLTDRQRSLLLLALRAKVTISDPDPQGVHAHLERIRSVSQATQLDEEVDNWCSALLTLADQLTQSPADRQRLLQEVFNQSFDSALQSLISDFLSRIDQLFPVPDFKQAASWLDAAPGGLEDCLHEAGGEDLRELLTNQNCLLGRATTTVSCDTEEILTSAWSHPLVTKLTNPELPPADTEVQSDALPDVVSPVQLDVELVKVEVVVMTEDEQEEVEETVIGQTVSPVEQEASSESSAVGGDECSVTPVVLEVDGLKDSPGNFADQSEDTVDQSDQSCSEVTANALYSISHNSQRVAHKCPQCGKCFIYRSQVIRHLRTNKSCGSALTASGVVNLQSQPGDRDEEPHPPEPRLPEPRPVRTHSCFQCNATFKTKAELLSHQRSHRARPVYQCGQCDKEFHHLSSLTNHRQTHLDRGGFTCSRCDKVFDSAKERDAHRLQHRLPDLTCTVCDQTFSSQTQLLRHLQTHSVEGAEPCYNCRFCDQTFSGVTQLRIHQRTHTFRSYQCDQCNKTYGSLTGLHSHRASHTTESRFLCPQCGKRFKTRDGLEGHLRTHTGERPYRCPYCPKDFTALAGLNVHVRRHTGERPYVCTVCGKGWPSGGDLQKHMRTHTGERPYVCQDCGKAFSISCHLTEHRRIHTGEKPFSCPECGKCLRRKFDLKKHMLSHSNVRPYACVFCPKSYTRKTHLNRHLLTHRTPDSEVGDEV
- the LOC121177659 gene encoding zinc finger protein 436-like isoform X2, which encodes MASPLPLSSLRLLIPPVRLLTAAMWQVARQQNVKHYGMLEGFVSLVTEAVPQLLTDRQRSLLLLALRAKVTISDPDPQGVHAHLERIRSVSQATLDEEVDNWCSALLTLADQLTQSPADRQRLLQEVFNQSFDSALQSLISDFLSRIDQLFPVPDFKQAASWLDAAPGGLEDCLHEAGGEDLRELLTNQNCLLGRATTTVSCDTEEILTSAWSHPLVTKLTNPELPPADTEVQSDALPDVVSPVQLDVELVKVEVVVMTEDEQEEVEETVIGQTVSPVEQEASSESSAVGGDECSVTPVVLEVDGLKDSPGNFADQSEDTVDQSDQSCSEVTANALYSISHNSQRVAHKCPQCGKCFIYRSQVIRHLRTNKSCGSALTASGVVNLQSQPGDRDEEPHPPEPRLPEPRPVRTHSCFQCNATFKTKAELLSHQRSHRARPVYQCGQCDKEFHHLSSLTNHRQTHLDRGGFTCSRCDKVFDSAKERDAHRLQHRLPDLTCTVCDQTFSSQTQLLRHLQTHSVEGAEPCYNCRFCDQTFSGVTQLRIHQRTHTFRSYQCDQCNKTYGSLTGLHSHRASHTTESRFLCPQCGKRFKTRDGLEGHLRTHTGERPYRCPYCPKDFTALAGLNVHVRRHTGERPYVCTVCGKGWPSGGDLQKHMRTHTGERPYVCQDCGKAFSISCHLTEHRRIHTGEKPFSCPECGKCLRRKFDLKKHMLSHSNVRPYACVFCPKSYTRKTHLNRHLLTHRTPDSEVGDEV
- the f2 gene encoding prothrombin encodes the protein MVEPGLKPAAVLLLFLLHSCLANYVFLNSQLASQVLVRNRRANQLFEEVKPGNLERECLEEICDHEEAREVFEQADKTENFWMKYVDCKGTQMQRTKSNINTIRQCIEGQCIFGKGVNYEGNINITKSGRLCQHWRHSFPHPIMREFNTSEPNSNLEENFCRNPDSRAEGPWCFTKDPTVQKEACTVPICGEVFVPTTVAPDPVQTGECLPNYGVDYVGDLNVTLGGHTCLQWSSPKVKPLSRDKEFIPEVNLQGNKCRNPDNDPEGPWCYVEISGNVTVDFCDMNLCEDLLVDGLQTTQTEGRERSVLTSTRRQFFSPRTFGQGENECGQRPLFEKKSKKDTKEDELLESYRDKRIVGGDDAEVASAPWQVMLYKRSPQELLCGASLISDQWILTAAHCILYPPWNKNFTSSDILVRLGKHNRAKFERGIEKIVAIDDIIVHPKYNWKENLNRDIALLHLRRPVTFTDEIFPVCLPSRKVAETLMTEGYKGRVTGWGNLKETWNPAARNLPTVLQQIHLPIVDQNTCRLSTSVKITDNMFCAGYKPEDTQRGDACEGDSGGPFVMKYPAENRWYQMGIVSWGEGCDRDGKYGFYTHLFRMTRWMRKVIDKTGGSDD